The genomic stretch AAGTGGAAGCTCTCCGAGAAATGTTGAAACATGCGACGGTCAGTGTCAACGTAAGTCTAGTGACGCgacattcaaatttcaacctGTTATAATGTCAACCTACTTTTTTGCAGGGTTCACCCGTTGGCGATACACAACGAGTCGATATCCACGACAAATTGactgaaagtgaaaatttgatgaagcAAATTTCGCAAACTTGGGAAGAGAAGCTAGTTAAAACAGAACGCATTCAGAATGAAAGGCAGCAAGCGCTAGAAAAGATGGGAATAAGTGTGCAGGCCAGTGGTATCAAAGTGGAAAAGAACAAATATTATTTAGTAAATTTAAACGCTGATCCGTCCTTAAACGAACTCCTTGTCTATTATCTGAAGGTAACTATTGCTTGGTGGATGAAGCGAGCCggtatgaaaataatttccatttcacACAGGAACGTACTTTGGTTGGTGGTCGAAGTGTAATGAGTCAACAGCTTGATATTCAGTTGTCTGGTTTGGGTATTCAAGACGAACATTGTGTGATTACGATTGAGGATGGCGGTCTGTTCATGGAGTCAATTAATAATGCCCGGTGCTTTATCAATGGTTCGGCGGCCACAGCAAAGACTCCTCTGCACCATGGTGACCGAATATTGTGGGGAAATCACCATTTTTTTAGAGTCAATTGTCCAAAGAGTGCCACAACTGGGGTACATTTAACATCCGAACCACAAACGCCCGCTCAACCGTTAGATTACGAATTTGCAAAGGAAGAGCTGATGCAGAACGAAATGATTAACGATCCGATTCAGTCGGCTATTGAAAGATTGGAGAAACAGCACGAAGAAGACAAACAAGTTGCACTGGAGAAGCAAAGACAAGTATGAATTTATGACATGTACTCTTCAGGGCAAAGCTAATACGTTTTATGAATTGTTTACTAGGAATATGAGAGACAGTTCCAACAAttacgaaatattttatcaccGACTACTCCATACGCACCATATGCTCCATACGATCCGCTGCGATTGGGTAAAATTACACCAAACACTCCGACATCTCAGATGAGGGTGGAAAAATGGGCACAGGTATGATTGAGCATGATAGAACGCTAAATGAAttctaaaaatggaatttcccAATAGGAACGCGACGAAATGTTCAAACGGTCGTTGGGTCAACTGAAAGCCGATATTATGCGAGCAAATGGATCCGTTCAGGAGGCAAATTTTTTGGCCGAAGAAATGGAGAAACAAACAAAGTTCAGTGTTACGTTGCAAATTCCACCAGCGAATTTGAGTCCGAATCGAAGGGTAACGGTTCTCACTTACTTCCGAagttacagaaaaataattttcgccTTGCAATTTATAGCGGGGTGCCTTCGTCAGTGAACCAGCCATATTGGTGCGTCGTGTGAACTCGGGTAGTCAAGTTTGGACaatggaaaaattggaaaacaaaCTCATTGATATGAGAGAAATGTACCAAGAGTACAAAGAGCGTATAATGGCTGGTTTGGTGAGtgtacaatttatttaaatttcctttAGAAAGGCCGAAAGATTGAATGACTTCAGTGATCCAAAAAAGCAAATTCCTTACCACAAACTCGTATTTCGGAAATTGACTCTGAAGTTCCTAATCTCTTGGACGTATCGTTTACTTTGTACATTGCATTCGATCATTTCAACGCATTGatttttaactaaaaaaatttcatttccatcaAGCCAATCATGGATCTGTCAATTGACGATGACGATGATGAGGTATAGTTACTAACATTTGTGTTTACAATCCCCGTCGCATTTTCATCAAgttgattatcgataattagtTGCGCGTCACGGTTTATACAACTTCCGCTGTTCGTTTTTatcattcaaatttgattaaaaatttgggtttcagataagcaaaatttcaagTCAATTCGCAAGAACAATTATCGGTAATCTACTAACGAAAAATTGACTTCTCGCACCCCCATCCGATTTATTTAGTTAATTTCTTTCGAAACTCATTAAATTGACATCGGTTCTTAGGATGACGGCAAAGTAAAGGCTCTCGATCCATTTTACGAGTCACAAGAAAATCACAATTTGATTGGTGTCGCAAACATATTCCTCGAAGTGTTGTTCCACGATGTGAAACTCGACTATCATACGCCGATTATTAGTCAACAAGGCGAGGTCGCTGGTCGTTTGCAAGTGGAAATATCAAAGATTGCTGGTCAATTACCACAAGATCGAATGTGTGAAGCAGCTTCGGACAGTTCAACAGACAGTCGCGATGATGAATACAACAATGACAACATGAATAGCCAAGTACGACACcgaacaattgaaattttcgtttcatatTCTTAACTGAAACTCCATTTCTTTGCTCAAACAGATTACTTGCCGCGTCAGCATAAAAGTAGCCAGTGGATTGCCGTTATCGCTGTCAAATTTCGTGTTTTGTCAGTACACGTTCTGGGGTCATCAGGAAACAGTCGTACCGGTCATCAATTCAGAATTGCCAAGTCACAATCAAAATATGACATTCAATTTCGAGCACACACAAGACTACACTGTGTCCGTAAACGAAGAGTTTCTAGAGCATTGTGCCGAAGGTGCTTTGTCAATTGAAGTGTGGGGCCATCGTTCAGCTGGATTTTCTCGCTCCAAGGGATGGGAAGTAGAACAACAGCAAGCTAAAGCAAGATCCCTAGTAGATCGATGGGCAGAATTATCACGGAAAATCGAACTTTGGGTGGAAATACATGAACTCAATGACAATGGAGACTATTCACCGGTTGAAGTGACTAATCGAACAGAAGTATTGACTGGTGGGGTTTACCAATTGCGACAAGGCCAACAAAGACGCATTCAGGTCCGTGTCAAACCAGTTCAGAACTCGGGAACTCTGCCGATAATTTGCCAGTCAATCATAAGCATTGCTGTTGGCAGTGTAACGGTACGTTCAAGACTGCAGAAACCAATGGACTCGTACCAAGAGGAAGACTTGACCGTGCTGAGAGAAAAATGGAGTGAAGCACTGGGACGTcggagaaaatatttggatcaACAAATCCAAAAACTGATCAACAAAGAGGACAAAACCGAGGAAGAACGCGAACGAGAATTAAGTTTAGTGCATCAGTGGGTTTCGTTGACGGAAGAAAGAAACGCAGTTCTTGTACCAGCACCTCGATCTGGTATTCCAGGCGCACCAGCATCTTGGGATCCTCCGCCCGGCATGGAACCACACGTAcctgttttatttttagactTAAATGGtatgacaaaatattgcgcCACCGGCAGTAACCTTTGAATGGGAAATAACGAGAAAATTTGTTCACAGCTGACGACTTATCTGCACAAAATTCCAGTGAAGAAGTTTCAATAGCTGGAATTAACTCAATACTTCCGAAAGAGCACGGAAACAAGTTTTATACGCTACAGATTTTGCAACATTTGGACAAAGATGTTTGTGCCATATCCAGTTGGGATTCATCGATACATGATAGTCAAGCACTCAATCGCATAACTGAAGGTACACTCTTCCTAGTGAAAATTACTTTCAAGCTTACgaccttttttttcgtttgtttgtaACAGCCAACGAGCGCGTCTatttaattctgaaaacaaCCGTTCGACTGTCCCATCCGGCACCAATGGATTTGGTGCTCCGGAAACGAGTGGGACTTAACATATACAAGCGCCAAAGCATTGCCGAACGTCTGAAGAAATCGAAGTGGCTTGGACGTGGAGAAAATGTCATCACCCAGTCTGGCGTCACATACGAAGTTGTCTCAAACATTCCGAAGGCATCGGAAGAGCTAGAGGACCGTGAATCGCTAGCCCAATTGGCTGCTAGTGGTGACGATTGTTCGGCCAGTGACGGTGAAACGTATATTGGTAATAATACGGACAACAAAaggttttttcaaatatttaaaaatgaattaaattttattagaaaaataCACGCGCGGTGTGTCCGCTGTGGAAAGTATTCTGACTCTGGATCGATTAAGGCAAAGTGTGGCAATTAAAGAACTGGAACAAACTCATGGACAACCTTTGTCAATGAGAAAGACCGTTAGCGTGCCGAACTTCTCACAGGTTTGTTTGTCCTCATTTTCACACGAACGCatttacataacaaagctgggtGAAGCGATtgcttttcatttcatattttcgatattttttctCGTCATTTTTCGGctcttttgttttgtattacTGTAAATAAGTGTTGTTGCGACATATATTCAAATCACCACACCCACTTATAAATCtaaatgtgtttttgttttgtctgcTATCACGACACAGGCTGTTAGAGATACTGCAAACATTGGAGGTGTAAGTATTTGGCTATAAACGCACAGTAGTGGGATACGAATTTCGTTGGCATCCAGAGGGTTAAGcgattgaaataatttaattgtcgCAAAGTGATGGGATCAGATATTAGTTCccatttatttttcgttcgaaATGAGAAGAAAAACGCAGCTGAGACCTAAATCGAATGGCAACTTTTTTATTCGTATCCCACTACACTACTAGTTGAATCcagaataaaaacaaacttttcatCCTTTCAAGTGTGTGAGAATGAGATGAGATTGTGTCATAAAGTCAATTGTTAAGTGACAAAACCCAACATTTGTCCTCATTGATAATGTTATTGTTGACTTCAGTccattcagttttttttactgcTCTGCAGATTGTCCTTATGAAAGTCGGATCAACATTTTAACGTTTAGTTCATAAATGCCTttttagatcaatttttttgtgccTTCTTTGTTAGCTAAACATTAACGGAGCAATTCACTTTCTAATTTCACTAACTCAACACCAAATCATTTTTAAGCAGAAATATTAATTCTTTTACGCAAGTAGTTCGCGGTGACGcacagcaaaatatttttcaaaaattttcttattccaTATTGGCTTTCCGAAAGAGTTCAAAGTGTTGGTAGTATTATTTAGACCATAATAACGATCATTTGGTGTCACGATCAAATTACACACAGTTTTAtgctaaaatttgaaattcattattttctgtttgtgGGTGTGCTTTACAACCCTAACAAATTGCAATCGAATTCATCTTAACCGGAAATTAACCCCTTTCAATATTTACAGTTAATGCGATTTGATGCATCCATGGAATCGCTCATAAACATTGGTCGATCGGAGTCATTTGCTGATCTGAATAATACCGAATTTGGTATGACAAAATCAATATCATTCATGGGACAGCCGACTCATCGTGATCTGTTTTCGAGTGCACAtagtaaattattattttttgcttGTCTTTGCGCTGATGAAAATTTACAAGTTGAATCGTTTCTTTGCTAGATTCACAAACTCGAGATTTTACTGGTCGAACCAGGCACAGTTTCGGTGGCAAGGGATCGAATGATGACGCTCTGGGCAGTGCCAAGCAATTCGGTATCGGTAAGTGT from Bradysia coprophila strain Holo2 unplaced genomic scaffold, BU_Bcop_v1 contig_138, whole genome shotgun sequence encodes the following:
- the LOC119073428 gene encoding kinesin-like protein KIF13B isoform X7; protein product: MATDKIKVAVRVRPFNRRELELSTQCIVEMEGQQTILRNPLSMDKITDRKQPKSFAFDHCFYSIDPAAQHFASQEQVFDSVGRDILQNAFQGYNACIFAYGQTGSGKSYTMMGTQDNKGIIPRLCDLLFYSIAQKQTPDLSYKVEVSYMEIYNEKVHDLLDPKPNKQSLKVREHNVLGPYVDGLSQLAVSSFQDIDNLMTEGNKSRTVAATNMNAESSRSHAVFSVVLTQTITDQLSGVTGEKASRMSLVDLAGSERAVKTGAVGDRLKEGSNINKSLTTLGLVISKLADQSSGKNRNDKFVPYRDSVLTWLLKDNLGGNSKTVMVATISPAEDNFEETLSTLRYADRAKRIVNHAVVNEDPNARIIRELRMEVEALREMLKHATGSPVGDTQRVDIHDKLTESENLMKQISQTWEEKLVKTERIQNERQQALEKMGISVQASGIKVEKNKYYLVNLNADPSLNELLVYYLKERTLVGGRSVMSQQLDIQLSGLGIQDEHCVITIEDGGLFMESINNARCFINGSAATAKTPLHHGDRILWGNHHFFRVNCPKSATTGVHLTSEPQTPAQPLDYEFAKEELMQNEMINDPIQSAIERLEKQHEEDKQVALEKQRQEYERQFQQLRNILSPTTPYAPYAPYDPLRLGKITPNTPTSQMRVEKWAQERDEMFKRSLGQLKADIMRANGSVQEANFLAEEMEKQTKFSVTLQIPPANLSPNRRRGAFVSEPAILVRRVNSGSQVWTMEKLENKLIDMREMYQEYKERIMAGLDDGKVKALDPFYESQENHNLIGVANIFLEVLFHDVKLDYHTPIISQQGEVAGRLQVEISKIAGQLPQDRMCEAASDSSTDSRDDEYNNDNMNSQITCRVSIKVASGLPLSLSNFVFCQYTFWGHQETVVPVINSELPSHNQNMTFNFEHTQDYTVSVNEEFLEHCAEGALSIEVWGHRSAGFSRSKGWEVEQQQAKARSLVDRWAELSRKIELWVEIHELNDNGDYSPVEVTNRTEVLTGGVYQLRQGQQRRIQVRVKPVQNSGTLPIICQSIISIAVGSVTVRSRLQKPMDSYQEEDLTVLREKWSEALGRRRKYLDQQIQKLINKEDKTEEERERELSLVHQWVSLTEERNAVLVPAPRSGIPGAPASWDPPPGMEPHVPVLFLDLNADDLSAQNSSEEVSIAGINSILPKEHGNKFYTLQILQHLDKDVCAISSWDSSIHDSQALNRITEANERVYLILKTTVRLSHPAPMDLVLRKRVGLNIYKRQSIAERLKKSKWLGRGENVITQSGVTYEVVSNIPKASEELEDRESLAQLAASGDDCSASDGETYIEKYTRGVSAVESILTLDRLRQSVAIKELEQTHGQPLSMRKTVSVPNFSQAVRDTANIGGLMRFDASMESLINIGRSESFADLNNTEFGMTKSISFMGQPTHRDLFSSAHNSQTRDFTGRTRHSFGGKGSNDDALGSAKQFGIGSILSARPTFLNLNLNLNSLRSQQPTTKPSPAGSKLGLRMTTLHEEPMAQRTLVEEPEDSYSDPDYPEYETHEEKTIHKSKFKSRMSSSKTMGSLTEIGSSHTSMLAYTSNANTALKHVVGTPSMTSSASSGYGSQAVSCSNLTNDDTLSLRSISVDETPDFDRSSSGSPPNKISAKDQSEKVKVELTNTTPYTPGSQQKRFNPFLKDIPNMENSVDERLPVSLHSTKKPLTPTKEHPLQDLGDEDKTTTSEDDDAFCDVKPKLKVQNDENKNVIIQVKEDDDNRNTTLGSDEFNSNESNDAEQQLDDETNVRSQQPSSKVVRRKKTSSTANAKNANQRASFPMGKSNLDKSIERLEVQMGNLGGDTDSSERLEAHNDSPVPEWVIVGESVLIRPSNLSGVISFIGATHFQGGVWAGVELDTPTGKNDGTVQGIQYFVCKPKHGIFVRVDKLIQDKRGRAMRAYKAEKMAKESNMIRSKSRGDSINTIGTSRK
- the LOC119073428 gene encoding kinesin-like protein KIF13B isoform X12 gives rise to the protein MATDKIKVAVRVRPFNRRELELSTQCIVEMEGQQTILRNPLSMDKITDRKQPKSFAFDHCFYSIDPAAQHFASQEQVFDSVGRDILQNAFQGYNACIFAYGQTGSGKSYTMMGTQDNKGIIPRLCDLLFYSIAQKQTPDLSYKVEVSYMEIYNEKVHDLLDPKPNKQSLKVREHNVLGPYVDGLSQLAVSSFQDIDNLMTEGNKSRTVAATNMNAESSRSHAVFSVVLTQTITDQLSGVTGEKASRMSLVDLAGSERAVKTGAVGDRLKEGSNINKSLTTLGLVISKLADQSSGKNRNDKFVPYRDSVLTWLLKDNLGGNSKTVMVATISPAEDNFEETLSTLRYADRAKRIVNHAVVNEDPNARIIRELRMEVEALREMLKHATGSPVGDTQRVDIHDKLTESENLMKQISQTWEEKLVKTERIQNERQQALEKMGISVQASGIKVEKNKYYLVNLNADPSLNELLVYYLKERTLVGGRSVMSQQLDIQLSGLGIQDEHCVITIEDGGLFMESINNARCFINGSAATAKTPLHHGDRILWGNHHFFRVNCPKSATTGVHLTSEPQTPAQPLDYEFAKEELMQNEMINDPIQSAIERLEKQHEEDKQVALEKQRQEYERQFQQLRNILSPTTPYAPYAPYDPLRLGKITPNTPTSQMRVEKWAQERDEMFKRSLGQLKADIMRANGSVQEANFLAEEMEKQTKFSVTLQIPPANLSPNRRRGAFVSEPAILVRRVNSGSQVWTMEKLENKLIDMREMYQEYKERIMAGLDDGKVKALDPFYESQENHNLIGVANIFLEVLFHDVKLDYHTPIISQQGEVAGRLQVEISKIAGQLPQDRMCEAASDSSTDSRDDEYNNDNMNSQITCRVSIKVASGLPLSLSNFVFCQYTFWGHQETVVPVINSELPSHNQNMTFNFEHTQDYTVSVNEEFLEHCAEGALSIEVWGHRSAGFSRSKGWEVEQQQAKARSLVDRWAELSRKIELWVEIHELNDNGDYSPVEVTNRTEVLTGGVYQLRQGQQRRIQVRVKPVQNSGTLPIICQSIISIAVGSVTVRSRLQKPMDSYQEEDLTVLREKWSEALGRRRKYLDQQIQKLINKEDKTEEERERELSLVHQWVSLTEERNAVLVPAPRSGIPGAPASWDPPPGMEPHVPVLFLDLNADDLSAQNSSEEVSIAGINSILPKEHGNKFYTLQILQHLDKDVCAISSWDSSIHDSQALNRITEANERVYLILKTTVRLSHPAPMDLVLRKRVGLNIYKRQSIAERLKKSKWLGRGENVITQSGVTYEVVSNIPKASEELEDRESLAQLAASGDDCSASDGETYIEKYTRGVSAVESILTLDRLRQSVAIKELEQTHGQPLSMRKTVSVPNFSQAVRDTANIGGLMRFDASMESLINIGRSESFADLNNTEFGMTKSISFMGQPTHRDLFSSAHNSQTRDFTGRTRHSFGGKGSNDDALGSAKQFGIARPTFLNLNLNLNSLRSQQPTTKPSPAGSKLGLRMTTLHEEPMAQRTLVEEPEDSYSDPDYPEYETHEEKTIHKSKFKSRMSSSKTMGSLTEIGSSHTSMLAYTSNANTALKHVVGTPSMTSSASSGYGSQAVSCSNLTNDDTLSLRSISVDETPDFDRSSSGSPPNKISAKDQSEKVKVELTNTTPYTPGSQQKRFNPFLKDIPNMENSVDERLPVSLHSTKKPLTPTKEHPLQDLGDEDKTTTSEDDDAFCDVKPKLKVQNDENKNVIIQVKEDDDNRNTTLGSDEFNSNESNDAEQQLDDETNVRSQQPSSKVVRRKKTSSTANAKNANQRASFPMGKSNLDKSIERLEVQMGNLGGDTDSSERLEAHNDSPVPEWVIVGESVLIRPSNLSGVISFIGATHFQGGVWAGVELDTPTGKNDGTVQGIQYFVCKPKHGIFVRVDKLIQDKRGRAMRAYKAEKMAKESNMIRSKSRGDSINTIGTSRK
- the LOC119073428 gene encoding kinesin-like protein KIF13B isoform X4; protein product: MATDKIKVAVRVRPFNRRELELSTQCIVEMEGQQTILRNPLSMDKITDRKQPKSFAFDHCFYSIDPAAQHFASQEQVFDSVGRDILQNAFQGYNACIFAYGQTGSGKSYTMMGTQDNKGIIPRLCDLLFYSIAQKQTPDLSYKVEVSYMEIYNEKVHDLLDPKPNKQSLKVREHNVLGPYVDGLSQLAVSSFQDIDNLMTEGNKSRTVAATNMNAESSRSHAVFSVVLTQTITDQLSGVTGEKASRMSLVDLAGSERAVKTGAVGDRLKEGSNINKSLTTLGLVISKLADQSSGKNRNDKFVPYRDSVLTWLLKDNLGGNSKTVMVATISPAEDNFEETLSTLRYADRAKRIVNHAVVNEDPNARIIRELRMEVEALREMLKHATVSVNGSPVGDTQRVDIHDKLTESENLMKQISQTWEEKLVKTERIQNERQQALEKMGISVQASGIKVEKNKYYLVNLNADPSLNELLVYYLKERTLVGGRSVMSQQLDIQLSGLGIQDEHCVITIEDGGLFMESINNARCFINGSAATAKTPLHHGDRILWGNHHFFRVNCPKSATTGVHLTSEPQTPAQPLDYEFAKEELMQNEMINDPIQSAIERLEKQHEEDKQVALEKQRQEYERQFQQLRNILSPTTPYAPYAPYDPLRLGKITPNTPTSQMRVEKWAQERDEMFKRSLGQLKADIMRANGSVQEANFLAEEMEKQTKFSVTLQIPPANLSPNRRRGAFVSEPAILVRRVNSGSQVWTMEKLENKLIDMREMYQEYKERIMAGLPIMDLSIDDDDDEDDGKVKALDPFYESQENHNLIGVANIFLEVLFHDVKLDYHTPIISQQGEVAGRLQVEISKIAGQLPQDRMCEAASDSSTDSRDDEYNNDNMNSQITCRVSIKVASGLPLSLSNFVFCQYTFWGHQETVVPVINSELPSHNQNMTFNFEHTQDYTVSVNEEFLEHCAEGALSIEVWGHRSAGFSRSKGWEVEQQQAKARSLVDRWAELSRKIELWVEIHELNDNGDYSPVEVTNRTEVLTGGVYQLRQGQQRRIQVRVKPVQNSGTLPIICQSIISIAVGSVTVRSRLQKPMDSYQEEDLTVLREKWSEALGRRRKYLDQQIQKLINKEDKTEEERERELSLVHQWVSLTEERNAVLVPAPRSGIPGAPASWDPPPGMEPHVPVLFLDLNADDLSAQNSSEEVSIAGINSILPKEHGNKFYTLQILQHLDKDVCAISSWDSSIHDSQALNRITEANERVYLILKTTVRLSHPAPMDLVLRKRVGLNIYKRQSIAERLKKSKWLGRGENVITQSGVTYEVVSNIPKASEELEDRESLAQLAASGDDCSASDGETYIEKYTRGVSAVESILTLDRLRQSVAIKELEQTHGQPLSMRKTVSVPNFSQLMRFDASMESLINIGRSESFADLNNTEFGMTKSISFMGQPTHRDLFSSAHNSQTRDFTGRTRHSFGGKGSNDDALGSAKQFGIGSILSARPTFLNLNLNLNSLRSQQPTTKPSPAGSKLGLRMTTLHEEPMAQRTLVEEPEDSYSDPDYPEYETHEEKTIHKSKFKSRMSSSKTMGSLTEIGSSHTSMLAYTSNANTALKHVVGTPSMTSSASSGYGSQAVSCSNLTNDDTLSLRSISVDETPDFDRSSSGSPPNKISAKDQSEKVKVELTNTTPYTPGSQQKRFNPFLKDIPNMENSVDERLPVSLHSTKKPLTPTKEHPLQDLGDEDKTTTSEDDDAFCDVKPKLKVQNDENKNVIIQVKEDDDNRNTTLGSDEFNSNESNDAEQQLDDETNVRSQQPSSKVVRRKKTSSTANAKNANQRASFPMGKSNLDKSIERLEVQMGNLGGDTDSSERLEAHNDSPVPEWVIVGESVLIRPSNLSGVISFIGATHFQGGVWAGVELDTPTGKNDGTVQGIQYFVCKPKHGIFVRVDKLIQDKRGRAMRAYKAEKMAKESNMIRSKSRGDSINTIGTSRK
- the LOC119073428 gene encoding kinesin-like protein KIF13A isoform X9, which produces MATDKIKVAVRVRPFNRRELELSTQCIVEMEGQQTILRNPLSMDKITDRKQPKSFAFDHCFYSIDPAAQHFASQEQVFDSVGRDILQNAFQGYNACIFAYGQTGSGKSYTMMGTQDNKGIIPRLCDLLFYSIAQKQTPDLSYKVEVSYMEIYNEKVHDLLDPKPNKQSLKVREHNVLGPYVDGLSQLAVSSFQDIDNLMTEGNKSRTVAATNMNAESSRSHAVFSVVLTQTITDQLSGVTGEKASRMSLVDLAGSERAVKTGAVGDRLKEGSNINKSLTTLGLVISKLADQSSGKNRNDKFVPYRDSVLTWLLKDNLGGNSKTVMVATISPAEDNFEETLSTLRYADRAKRIVNHAVVNEDPNARIIRELRMEVEALREMLKHATVSVNGSPVGDTQRVDIHDKLTESENLMKQISQTWEEKLVKTERIQNERQQALEKMGISVQASGIKVEKNKYYLVNLNADPSLNELLVYYLKERTLVGGRSVMSQQLDIQLSGLGIQDEHCVITIEDGGLFMESINNARCFINGSAATAKTPLHHGDRILWGNHHFFRVNCPKSATTGVHLTSEPQTPAQPLDYEFAKEELMQNEMINDPIQSAIERLEKQHEEDKQVALEKQRQEYERQFQQLRNILSPTTPYAPYAPYDPLRLGKITPNTPTSQMRVEKWAQERDEMFKRSLGQLKADIMRANGSVQEANFLAEEMEKQTKFSVTLQIPPANLSPNRRRGAFVSEPAILVRRVNSGSQVWTMEKLENKLIDMREMYQEYKERIMAGLPIMDLSIDDDDDEDDGKVKALDPFYESQENHNLIGVANIFLEVLFHDVKLDYHTPIISQQGEVAGRLQVEISKIAGQLPQDRMCEAASDSSTDSRDDEYNNDNMNSQITCRVSIKVASGLPLSLSNFVFCQYTFWGHQETVVPVINSELPSHNQNMTFNFEHTQDYTVSVNEEFLEHCAEGALSIEVWGHRSAGFSRSKGWEVEQQQAKARSLVDRWAELSRKIELWVEIHELNDNGDYSPVEVTNRTEVLTGGVYQLRQGQQRRIQVRVKPVQNSGTLPIICQSIISIAVGSVTVRSRLQKPMDSYQEEDLTVLREKWSEALGRRRKYLDQQIQKLINKEDKTEEERERELSLVHQWVSLTEERNAVLVPAPRSGIPGAPASWDPPPGMEPHVPVLFLDLNADDLSAQNSSEEVSIAGINSILPKEHGNKFYTLQILQHLDKDVCAISSWDSSIHDSQALNRITEANERVYLILKTTVRLSHPAPMDLVLRKRVGLNIYKRQSIAERLKKSKWLGRGENVITQSGVTYEVVSNIPKASEELEDRESLAQLAASGDDCSASDGETYIEKYTRGVSAVESILTLDRLRQSVAIKELEQTHGQPLSMRKTVSVPNFSQAVRDTANIGGLMRFDASMESLINIGRSESFADLNNTEFGMTKSISFMGQPTHRDLFSSAHNSQTRDFTGRTRHSFGGKGSNDDALGSAKQFGIASPAGSKLGLRMTTLHEEPMAQRTLVEEPEDSYSDPDYPEYETHEEKTIHKSKFKSRMSSSKTMGSLTEIGSSHTSMLAYTSNANTALKHVVGTPSMTSSASSGYGSQAVSCSNLTNDDTLSLRSISVDETPDFDRSSSGSPPNKISAKDQSEKVKVELTNTTPYTPGSQQKRFNPFLKDIPNMENSVDERLPVSLHSTKKPLTPTKEHPLQDLGDEDKTTTSEDDDAFCDVKPKLKVQNDENKNVIIQVKEDDDNRNTTLGSDEFNSNESNDAEQQLDDETNVRSQQPSSKVVRRKKTSSTANAKNANQRASFPMGKSNLDKSIERLEVQMGNLGGDTDSSERLEAHNDSPVPEWVIVGESVLIRPSNLSGVISFIGATHFQGGVWAGVELDTPTGKNDGTVQGIQYFVCKPKHGIFVRVDKLIQDKRGRAMRAYKAEKMAKESNMIRSKSRGDSINTIGTSRK